The genomic DNA TTTCCCTTTCGGCGGCTGGCCTTCTTGTCACGCCATATGATTTATCCTACCTTGAATTGTCGGAACTCACCCTGTCGCCCAAGTCCCTTGGTCGGCCGCTCGCAACGGGAGTCTCTCCGTCCATGTTCAAGACGCTTTCCTGCCCCAGGTGCGGACACGGTATTTCCCTGTTCGCCAATCCGACGCCCACGGTGGACGTGGTCGTCTATCTGCCGTGGCGGGGCGTTCTACTCGTGGAGCGCGGCAACGAGCCGTTCGGCTACGCGCTTCCCGGAGGGTTCGTGGACGAGGGGGAGACGGCCGAGAGCGCGGCAGTGCGCGAGGCGAGCGAGGAGACGGGGCTCGAAGTGGTCCTCACGGGAATTCTGGGCGTCTACTCGAGGCCCGATCGCGACCCGCGCCGCCACACCATGAGCGTGGTCTACACCGCGCTGCCCATGACCCAGGACGAGCCCAGGGCGGGCGACGATGCCGCGCGCGCGGCCTATCATCCCCTGGACCGGCTGCCTCGCCCCATTGTTTTCGATCACGAGGAAATCCTGCGCGACTTTGCGGACTCGCTTGCGCGCGCCAACCGATACGTCAGCAAGGCCCTCAAAGGATAGGAGCGTCATGGCCACAGGCGCGCAAGAGCGATACGACGTCATCTTCGTCACCTCGGAGATGTTCCCCTTCTCGAAGACGGGCGGCCTTGCGGACGTGCTCGGCGCGCTTCCTCCGGCGTTGGCCCGACAGGGGCTGAAGGTGGGGGTGGTCACGCCGCTGTACGGCCGCATGAAGGCCGAGGAGTTCGACCCGCGCCTCGTCTCCTCGGATTGCCATGTGGGCTATCCCTGGCCTCCCATCACGGCGGAAATATACCAGGCCGAGTACCACGGCGTGACCGTGTGGTTCGTGGCCCGCGACGAATACTTCGACCGTCGCCAGTACTACAACACCTACAAGGGTGATTATTTCGACAACTGCGAGCGGTTTACCTTCTTCTCCCGTGCCGTGGTCGAATGGATCAAGCGTCTGGGCAAGGCCCCGGCCGTCATCCACGTCAACGACTGGCAGTCGGCGCTCGTTCCGGTCTGGATCCACTACCTCAAGCGCAGCGATCCCTTCTGGACGGATGCCAAGACCATCCTGACGATCCACAACCTCGCCTTCCAAGGCAGGTTTTCCTCGCGTCTATTTTTCGATTCGGGACTCCCTCACGAGGCTTGGCACATGGAGGGGTGCGAGTTCTGGGGGGACTTCAACCTCCTCAAGTCGGGCATCGCCCATGCGGACTGCATCTCCACGGTGAGCCCTTCCTACGCCGAGGAGATACTGACGCCCGAGTTCGGCTGCGGGCTCGAAGGGATTCTCGCCAAGCGCGCCCACTGTCTGCACGGGATCATCAACGGCGCGGACTACGACGTCTGGGATCCCGCCAAGGACAAGTTCCTGCCATCGTGCTATTCGCCGCAGCGCATGACCGGCAAGATGTGGTGCAAAAAGAAGCTGATTCGCGAGTACTATCTCTCGGACATGTTGGAACAGCGGCCAATCATGGGCTTCATCGGCCGGTTGCGCCGCCAGAAGGGCATCGATTTGCTCATCGACATCATGCCCCAGGTCATGGACCTTAACGTCGGCGTGATCGTCCTGGGCGAGGGCAATCTTGATTTCGAGGCCCGTTTGCTGGAAATGATGGAAGAGTATCAGGGGCAGTTGCACGTTATCGTCGGCTACACCGAGGAACTGGCCCATCGCATTCAGGCGGGCTGCGACATCTTTCTCATGCCTTCGCGCTACGAGCCGTGCGGACTTACCCAGATGTACGCCCTGCGCTATGGGACGCCGCCCGTGGCCACGGCAGTGGGCGGGCTCAAGGACACCATCGTGCCGTATCCCGACCCGGAGGCCACCGGCTTCACGTTCGACGAGCCCGACAGCGGCCTGTTCCTCGACGCCATCGCCACGGCCTGCGCCTTGTGGGAGGATCGGAAGGCCTGGGAGGAAATGGTCATGCGGGCCATGACCCAGGATTTCAGGTGGGATCGTTCGGCGGAACAGTATCTCGCACTGTATCGTTCGCTCGGCCTTGAGGCACCCTGATCGGGAAGAGGGAAGTTCCGGTTTTCTCTTGCCGCCGACATGGGAAAGAGATACATAGCCGCGTAGATTCGGTAACAGGTTTACGATCCGCGACTCGAACGCTCCAGGAGGAATGCCCGTGGCTCTCTCCAAGAAATTTTTGAAGAACAAGCCGGTCTGCAAGGTCACGTTCACGTTGGCTCCCGATCTTGTCCAGGACGCCAAGAAGGTCTTCCTGGTGGGTGAGTTCAACGATTGGAAGGTGGACGCCACTCCCATGCGCAAACTCAAGGACGGGGCCTTCACCCGTACGTTGGACCTGGAGGCCGGCCGCGATTACCAGTTCCGCTATCTCATCGACGGCCGCGATTGGGTCAACGACTGGCAGGCAGACCGCTACGAGTTCAGCCCGTTCGGCAATTGCGAGAACTCCGTCGTCAGCCTGTAGGCCTCCCCGGATATCGCCGAGGAAGGGCACGGCCGTGCGGATGGGTTGCGCTTCTGTCCGCGTAGGGCCGTGTTTTTTGATTTCACCGCGCCGCCGCGCAAAGGATCGAGCATGAACCACGGCACCACGCCAGCCTATATCCCACCTTTCGACCTCTACCTTTTCGGTAAGGGGCAGCACTGGGACCTCTACCGGGTCCTGGGCTGCCATCCCGTTGAGGAGGAGGGCCGCCGGATGTGGCGCTTCGCGGTATGGGCTCCCAACGCCTCCGCCGTGAGTTTGGTCGGCGATTTCAACGGCTGGCTATCGGACTCGCACCCCCTGTACCCCGTCGGCGTCTCGGGCGTCTGGGCCGGACTGTGTGAGGACGTGGACCAGGGGACCATCTACAAGTACGCGGTCAGCGCGCAGAACGGAGCGACGACGCTCAAGACCGACCCTTTTGCCTTCTGCACCGAGCTTCGTCCCGGTAACGCGGCCGTGGTCTGGCCGCTGGACAACCACGCCTGGGGCGACGAGGCCTGGATGCGCGAACGCCGCGCAACGGGGCTGCCCCTGGCCAAGCCCATCTCCATGTACGAGATCCACGCGGGCTCGTGGCAGTGGGCTGGGCATGAATACGGCCAGTTTTTGGGCTACCGTGAGATGGCCGACAAACTGATCCCCTACCTGAAGGATCTGGGCTTCACCCACATCGAGTTCATGCCTCTGGCCGAGCATTCCCTGGACCAGTCATGGGGGTACCAGACGACGCATTATTTCGCGCCTACGTCGCGCCACGGACGTCCCGAAGACCTGAAATACTTCATCGACCGTTGTCATCAGGAGGGGATCGGCGTCATCCTCGACTGGGTGCCCGGCCATTTTCCCAAGGACAACTGGTGCCTGGGCCGGTTCGACGGCAGCGCCCTCTACGAACATGCCGACCCGCGCAAGGGCGAGCACCCCGACTGGGGGACCTACATTTTCAACTACGGCCGCCATGAGGTGCGTAACTTCCTGTTGGCCAACGCGTTATACTGGCTCAAGGAATTTCATTTCGATGGCCTGCGCATCGACGCCGTGGCCTCGATGCTCTACCTGGACTACTCGCGCAAGGAGGGGGAGTGGATTCCCAATGAACACGGAGGCCGCGAAAACATCGAGGCCGTGGAGTTCCTGCGCGAGTTGAACGTGGTAGTTCACGACCAGTTCCCAGGCGCTGCCATGATCGCCGAGGAGTCCACTGCCTGGCCGGGCGTCTCGCGGCCTACCTATTCGGGCGGGCTGGGCTTCACCTTCAAGTGGAACATGGGCTGGATGCACGACCAGCTCGCCTACTTCTCCAAGGAACCGGTGCACCGCTCCTGGCATCATAACAGTCTCACGTTCTCCATGCTCTACGCGTTCACGGAGAACTTCGTGCTGCCCATCTCCCACGACGAGGTCGTGCACGGCAAGGGTTCGCTTCTCTCCAAGATGCCGGGCGATTATTGGCAGAAATTCGCCAACATGCGCCTTTTCTTGTCCTACATGTGGGCGCATCCGGGCAAGAAGCTGATCTTCATGGGCTCCGAGTTCGGCCAGTGGCGCGAATGGGACTGCATGTCGCCGCTGGACTGGAACCTCATGGACTACCCCGCGCACCAGGGCATCATGTCCACGCTGCGCGACCTGAACCGCCTGCTGCGGGAAGAGCCCGCCATGCACGCGGTGGACTTCGAGTGGCAGGGTTTCGAGTGGGTCGACCTGCACGACTGGCAGGCCTCGGTCATCAGTTTTCTGCGCAAGGATCGTGCGGGGAATCCCTTGCTGTGGGTTTTCAACTTCACGCCAGTGGTGCGCGAGAACTATCGCGTGGGATGTCCGCATGGCGGCCATTGGCGGGAGATTTTCAACTCCGACGCGGAATTCTACGGCGGCTCCAACGTCGGCAACGTTCACGGAGCCATGGCACGCGAAAGCGAAATTCCCGGAGGCTGGGGCCATTACGTCGAACTGACCCTTCCGCCGCTGGCCGCTATGGCCTTCAAGCCCTCTTGGTTATGAAGCCGCTCCTCGTGACCCTCGGCGATCCGGACGGCCTGGGGCCGGAACTCGCTTGCCGTGTGCTTGGGAAGGGTGCGCCCGAGGCGCCGGTTCTGATCGTCGGCCCCGAGGAGCCGCTCGCGCGCCACGCGGAGCGGCTGGGCCTGCCCGCTTTTTGGCGACGCGTGGCCTCGTCCGAGGAGGCGCGAGAGGGCGTTT from Alkalidesulfovibrio alkalitolerans DSM 16529 includes the following:
- a CDS encoding NUDIX domain-containing protein, producing the protein MFKTLSCPRCGHGISLFANPTPTVDVVVYLPWRGVLLVERGNEPFGYALPGGFVDEGETAESAAVREASEETGLEVVLTGILGVYSRPDRDPRRHTMSVVYTALPMTQDEPRAGDDAARAAYHPLDRLPRPIVFDHEEILRDFADSLARANRYVSKALKG
- the glgA gene encoding glycogen synthase GlgA, coding for MATGAQERYDVIFVTSEMFPFSKTGGLADVLGALPPALARQGLKVGVVTPLYGRMKAEEFDPRLVSSDCHVGYPWPPITAEIYQAEYHGVTVWFVARDEYFDRRQYYNTYKGDYFDNCERFTFFSRAVVEWIKRLGKAPAVIHVNDWQSALVPVWIHYLKRSDPFWTDAKTILTIHNLAFQGRFSSRLFFDSGLPHEAWHMEGCEFWGDFNLLKSGIAHADCISTVSPSYAEEILTPEFGCGLEGILAKRAHCLHGIINGADYDVWDPAKDKFLPSCYSPQRMTGKMWCKKKLIREYYLSDMLEQRPIMGFIGRLRRQKGIDLLIDIMPQVMDLNVGVIVLGEGNLDFEARLLEMMEEYQGQLHVIVGYTEELAHRIQAGCDIFLMPSRYEPCGLTQMYALRYGTPPVATAVGGLKDTIVPYPDPEATGFTFDEPDSGLFLDAIATACALWEDRKAWEEMVMRAMTQDFRWDRSAEQYLALYRSLGLEAP
- a CDS encoding isoamylase early set domain-containing protein; the encoded protein is MALSKKFLKNKPVCKVTFTLAPDLVQDAKKVFLVGEFNDWKVDATPMRKLKDGAFTRTLDLEAGRDYQFRYLIDGRDWVNDWQADRYEFSPFGNCENSVVSL
- the glgB gene encoding 1,4-alpha-glucan branching protein GlgB; the protein is MNHGTTPAYIPPFDLYLFGKGQHWDLYRVLGCHPVEEEGRRMWRFAVWAPNASAVSLVGDFNGWLSDSHPLYPVGVSGVWAGLCEDVDQGTIYKYAVSAQNGATTLKTDPFAFCTELRPGNAAVVWPLDNHAWGDEAWMRERRATGLPLAKPISMYEIHAGSWQWAGHEYGQFLGYREMADKLIPYLKDLGFTHIEFMPLAEHSLDQSWGYQTTHYFAPTSRHGRPEDLKYFIDRCHQEGIGVILDWVPGHFPKDNWCLGRFDGSALYEHADPRKGEHPDWGTYIFNYGRHEVRNFLLANALYWLKEFHFDGLRIDAVASMLYLDYSRKEGEWIPNEHGGRENIEAVEFLRELNVVVHDQFPGAAMIAEESTAWPGVSRPTYSGGLGFTFKWNMGWMHDQLAYFSKEPVHRSWHHNSLTFSMLYAFTENFVLPISHDEVVHGKGSLLSKMPGDYWQKFANMRLFLSYMWAHPGKKLIFMGSEFGQWREWDCMSPLDWNLMDYPAHQGIMSTLRDLNRLLREEPAMHAVDFEWQGFEWVDLHDWQASVISFLRKDRAGNPLLWVFNFTPVVRENYRVGCPHGGHWREIFNSDAEFYGGSNVGNVHGAMARESEIPGGWGHYVELTLPPLAAMAFKPSWL